In Melioribacteraceae bacterium 4301-Me, a genomic segment contains:
- a CDS encoding ATP-binding cassette domain-containing protein, with protein sequence MNAIEVKNLTKKFGSFTAVDNVNFTVKQGEIFGFLGANGAGKSTTIRMLIGVLEPTSGDALVGGYSIMKEAEMVKRNIGYMSQKFSLYNDLTVVENIRFYAGVYGLDGKKYEERKKWVLKVANLENMENALTSSLPGGIKQRLALGTAVIHEPKIVFLDEPTSGVDPISRRNFWDLINDLSAAGTTVLVTTHYLDEAEFCNDIILINAGKLIAQGSAKELKTNYIKNPILEIETDRTVDSLEILGKEKWVGETSIFGNYIHIILNDNTITEKNIIHLLQEQNGIAVKRVDKIIPTLEDVFIHLIEKDNK encoded by the coding sequence ATGAATGCGATAGAAGTAAAGAACTTAACAAAAAAGTTTGGCAGCTTCACAGCAGTTGACAATGTCAACTTTACAGTAAAGCAAGGTGAGATATTTGGTTTTCTTGGAGCCAATGGTGCTGGAAAATCTACAACAATAAGAATGCTGATTGGAGTTTTAGAGCCAACTTCGGGCGATGCTTTGGTTGGCGGTTACAGCATAATGAAAGAGGCGGAAATGGTGAAAAGAAATATTGGATATATGTCACAAAAGTTTTCACTTTATAATGACTTAACGGTTGTAGAGAATATACGATTTTATGCCGGTGTGTATGGATTGGATGGTAAGAAATATGAAGAAAGAAAAAAATGGGTCTTAAAAGTTGCCAATCTGGAGAATATGGAAAATGCGCTTACCTCTTCATTACCCGGTGGAATAAAACAAAGATTAGCACTCGGTACAGCTGTAATTCACGAGCCCAAAATAGTTTTTCTTGATGAACCAACAAGTGGTGTTGATCCGATTTCGAGAAGAAATTTCTGGGATTTGATAAATGATCTATCCGCCGCCGGCACAACGGTTTTGGTAACAACTCACTATCTGGATGAAGCAGAATTTTGCAATGATATTATTCTTATCAATGCCGGAAAATTAATTGCTCAGGGAAGTGCAAAAGAATTAAAAACAAATTACATCAAAAATCCAATTCTGGAAATCGAAACAGATAGAACTGTGGATAGTCTTGAAATTTTGGGAAAAGAAAAATGGGTTGGAGAAACATCCATCTTTGGTAATTACATCCACATAATATTGAATGATAATACAATAACAGAAAAAAATATTATTCATTTGCTGCAGGAGCAGAATGGTATCGCTGTAAAGCGTGTTGATAAAATTATCCCAACGCTCGAGGATGTATTCATTCATCTAATTGAAAAGGATAACAAATAA
- a CDS encoding TolC family protein, producing the protein MKKILMLILFATSLFAQERILTLKESLEIGLQNSKDLKISQSKINYSDAKLSEINSQFLPQFKLFGNYTRLSDNIPAFEFTSPFFPNAIRVSEPLYNNYTFKLGFTQPLFTGFKLLSSRSAAKYNLQASESDYSKEQNEVAFNIYNAYWNYFKAEEVRDVIAQTLQQIENHLRDTRNFYEQGLVSNNDLLKLEVQYSNTQLMLIEAENNLKIARIAFNKALGIDLNTQTKVAATEKSMSLVNYDLSEIINEAINNRQELKSLAYRVESSKEGISAAKSNWFPSIYLTGNYYYSNPNPRFQPAKDEFNYNWDVGVTLSWDVWNWGLTSSQVSQAEQTKIQLETNYEQLKENIQMEVYSNFLNLLKTEEKVKVNKIALEQASENYRVTAEKYNLQLASSTDLIDAETLKLQAETNLKIAEVDYQIAKVRLEKSLGRRIY; encoded by the coding sequence ATGAAAAAAATATTAATGTTAATTCTTTTTGCAACTTCTTTATTCGCCCAAGAAAGAATATTGACTTTAAAAGAAAGTCTGGAAATAGGTTTACAAAACAGTAAAGATCTGAAGATTTCACAATCAAAAATCAATTATTCTGATGCAAAACTTTCTGAAATAAACAGCCAATTCTTACCGCAGTTTAAGTTGTTTGGGAATTACACAAGATTGAGCGATAACATTCCGGCTTTTGAATTTACCTCACCGTTTTTTCCCAATGCTATTAGAGTTTCTGAACCACTTTATAACAACTACACTTTTAAGCTTGGGTTTACGCAACCACTTTTCACCGGCTTTAAGCTGCTTTCATCAAGAAGTGCAGCTAAATACAATCTACAGGCATCTGAAAGTGATTATTCCAAAGAACAAAACGAAGTTGCATTTAATATTTACAATGCATACTGGAATTATTTCAAAGCAGAAGAAGTAAGAGACGTAATTGCACAAACTCTTCAGCAAATTGAAAACCATTTAAGAGATACCCGTAATTTTTATGAACAAGGATTGGTATCAAACAATGACTTATTAAAACTGGAAGTGCAATATTCTAATACACAACTAATGTTGATTGAAGCAGAAAATAATTTAAAGATTGCAAGGATAGCTTTTAATAAAGCACTGGGAATTGATCTAAATACTCAAACAAAAGTTGCAGCAACCGAAAAATCTATGAGTCTTGTAAATTATGATTTATCCGAAATCATAAACGAAGCGATAAATAATAGACAAGAATTAAAATCATTAGCCTATCGTGTTGAAAGCAGTAAAGAAGGTATTAGCGCCGCAAAATCGAATTGGTTTCCTTCAATTTATTTAACAGGCAATTATTATTACAGTAATCCCAATCCAAGATTTCAACCGGCAAAAGATGAGTTCAACTATAACTGGGATGTTGGAGTTACACTAAGCTGGGACGTGTGGAATTGGGGTTTAACATCATCTCAAGTTTCACAAGCTGAACAGACTAAAATTCAACTTGAAACAAATTATGAACAGCTTAAAGAAAATATTCAGATGGAAGTTTACTCCAATTTTCTAAACTTATTAAAGACCGAAGAAAAAGTTAAAGTAAACAAAATCGCTTTAGAGCAAGCATCGGAAAATTATCGTGTAACCGCAGAAAAGTATAATCTGCAGCTTGCTTCAAGTACGGATTTAATTGATGCTGAAACTTTGAAGCTGCAAGCCGAAACAAATCTTAAAATCGCCGAAGTTGACTATCAAATAGCAAAAGTAAGATTAGAAAAATCATTAGGCAGAAGGATTTACTGA
- a CDS encoding ABC transporter ATP-binding protein, with protein MEAIIKIKELRKSYGSIIAVDGVTYEVNRGEMFGLVGPDGAGKTTTMRMLVGLLNPDGGNAEVLGYDLLTQKNLTKDEIGYLSQRFSLYGDLSIDENIEFFADIHGVKNYKERRNELLEFTRLTPFRDRLADKLSGGMKQKLALACTLIHKPKIIFLDEPTTGVDPVSRRDFWKILSNLLKDGITIFMTTPYLDEAERCNRVALMDKGKIISCDTPKNVKDSMHMQVIEFVCNPIREAYNLLKSSTEYEVQMYGDRLNVAVYDFEKDYVVIKNLFDKNNITEIDKRLITPSLENVFIHFMSKPQGVEVS; from the coding sequence ATGGAAGCCATTATTAAAATAAAAGAATTAAGAAAAAGCTACGGTTCGATTATAGCGGTTGATGGAGTTACCTACGAGGTTAATCGCGGCGAAATGTTTGGGTTGGTTGGACCAGACGGCGCTGGTAAAACAACTACAATGAGAATGCTGGTTGGTTTGTTGAATCCGGATGGGGGTAACGCTGAGGTTTTAGGTTATGATTTGCTGACACAGAAAAATCTAACCAAGGATGAGATTGGATATTTGTCGCAGCGGTTTTCTCTTTATGGTGACCTTTCAATTGATGAGAACATTGAATTTTTTGCCGACATACACGGAGTTAAAAATTATAAAGAAAGACGCAATGAGTTGCTTGAATTTACAAGATTAACTCCATTCAGAGATCGCCTTGCAGACAAACTTTCAGGTGGAATGAAACAAAAGCTTGCACTCGCTTGCACATTAATTCATAAACCAAAAATAATTTTCCTTGATGAACCGACAACCGGTGTTGATCCGGTTTCGAGAAGAGACTTTTGGAAAATCTTATCAAATCTGCTTAAAGATGGAATTACAATTTTTATGACGACTCCATATCTCGATGAAGCAGAAAGATGTAACCGTGTTGCATTGATGGACAAAGGTAAAATTATCAGCTGCGATACACCAAAGAATGTAAAAGATTCAATGCATATGCAGGTAATTGAATTTGTTTGCAACCCGATAAGAGAAGCATACAATCTCTTAAAGTCTTCGACAGAATATGAAGTTCAAATGTATGGCGATAGACTAAATGTTGCAGTTTATGATTTTGAGAAAGATTATGTAGTAATCAAAAATTTATTTGATAAGAATAACATAACAGAAATTGATAAAAGATTAATAACACCATCACTTGAGAATGTATTCATTCATTTTATGAGTAAGCCACAAGGTGTTGAAGTATCATAA
- a CDS encoding HlyD family secretion protein, whose amino-acid sequence MKAIKITVIFALILLITGCNSKNDNTFLEATGTIESTNVIVSSRTAGDIKSILFDEGTRVNAGDTVLIIDREALDYQLEQALAAEQIAQVQLDLMLKGARSEDIKQAEEMLKQSEINFNTAKADFERYKQLWESKSISKKQFEDMTARYEVALAQYNSAKENYQKVKKIFRPEEIEQAKGNLKKAKAAVDLLKKNIRDSYVKSPLSGFIVKRFVEVGETVTPMSSLFKVSNLATVDLVIYVSEVELGKIKLGQKADVTIDTYPDRKYEGKVTYISPEAEFTPKNVQTKDERTKLVFAVKITVDNRDFDLKPGMPADAKVFL is encoded by the coding sequence ATGAAAGCAATTAAAATAACAGTCATCTTTGCATTAATATTATTAATTACTGGATGTAATAGTAAAAATGACAATACATTTCTTGAAGCAACCGGCACAATCGAATCTACTAATGTAATTGTTAGCTCAAGAACAGCTGGCGATATTAAATCAATATTATTTGATGAGGGCACGCGTGTAAATGCTGGTGACACAGTTCTAATTATAGACCGCGAAGCTCTTGATTATCAACTTGAACAAGCTTTAGCTGCTGAACAGATTGCGCAGGTTCAACTTGACTTAATGCTCAAAGGCGCTAGAAGCGAAGACATAAAACAAGCTGAAGAAATGTTGAAGCAGAGCGAAATCAATTTCAATACTGCTAAAGCAGACTTTGAAAGATATAAACAATTGTGGGAGAGCAAATCAATATCTAAAAAGCAGTTTGAAGATATGACTGCTCGATATGAAGTCGCTTTGGCACAATATAATTCAGCTAAAGAAAATTATCAAAAAGTAAAAAAGATATTCCGTCCGGAAGAAATTGAGCAAGCAAAAGGTAATCTCAAAAAGGCAAAAGCTGCAGTCGATTTACTCAAAAAGAATATAAGGGATAGTTATGTAAAATCTCCTTTAAGTGGATTCATTGTTAAAAGATTTGTTGAAGTTGGCGAAACTGTAACTCCAATGTCTTCCCTCTTTAAAGTTTCTAATCTGGCTACTGTTGATTTGGTCATTTATGTATCGGAAGTGGAACTGGGTAAAATAAAACTTGGACAAAAAGCAGATGTTACAATAGATACTTATCCGGACAGAAAATATGAAGGAAAGGTAACCTACATTTCACCGGAAGCTGAGTTTACTCCTAAAAATGTTCAAACAAAAGATGAAAGAACAAAACTTGTTTTTGCCGTAAAGATTACAGTTGACAATAGAGACTTTGACTTAAAACCGGGTATGCCCGCTGATGCAAAAGTTTTTTTATAA
- a CDS encoding TetR/AcrR family transcriptional regulator: MNDNKHNFIMDYTNKTTKSEIEEKIINLLNNKFSQKGYHKFTMDELASELHVSKKTIYRSFPTKEELLRKMLIDKLSFAYTVIVSNIQAQTNVVEKFIEFSKIIQEYFVLFNDESLYRLKHYYPKLADEIINLKKERVIPLIKLLLRVGRKKKIILDIPDNIIIKVFTAALSSISQMKKSYNEIEYQKTFESAFELLLNGILTKKGKQLLINKRINNESN; this comes from the coding sequence GTGAACGATAACAAACATAATTTTATAATGGACTATACTAATAAAACAACTAAAAGTGAAATCGAAGAAAAAATTATAAACCTGCTGAATAATAAGTTTAGCCAAAAAGGATATCATAAGTTTACAATGGATGAACTTGCAAGTGAACTTCACGTAAGCAAAAAAACTATTTATCGAAGTTTTCCCACAAAAGAAGAACTCTTACGAAAAATGTTAATTGATAAGCTAAGTTTTGCATATACAGTTATTGTTTCGAACATTCAAGCACAAACTAATGTAGTAGAAAAGTTTATTGAATTTTCAAAAATCATTCAGGAATATTTTGTTTTGTTTAACGATGAATCGCTCTACAGGCTGAAGCACTACTACCCAAAACTTGCAGATGAAATAATTAATCTTAAAAAAGAACGAGTAATTCCTCTAATAAAACTTTTATTAAGAGTTGGAAGAAAGAAAAAAATAATCTTAGATATTCCCGATAACATTATAATAAAAGTTTTTACTGCTGCCCTATCCTCAATTAGTCAAATGAAAAAAAGTTACAATGAAATTGAATATCAAAAAACATTTGAATCAGCTTTTGAATTGCTGCTAAATGGAATTCTTACAAAAAAAGGAAAACAATTATTAATTAATAAAAGGATAAACAATGAAAGCAATTAA
- a CDS encoding TetR/AcrR family transcriptional regulator translates to MPRLSTEQRQEMIIDEAIKIIHAEGYRSFSIRELAKRVKISEPAIYRHFLNKEDIILGILNRMLDFDHLLEKEILSKKTAQNKLRQFIQFHFDFLEKNHEMTSILFAEDIFDQSDILRQRLLFIMQKRRNLLSTVIEEGKANDEIVDVDTQDLLTIILGMIRMIVLEWRLSNFNFSLSQRGKDAIKSLDELIFMK, encoded by the coding sequence ATGCCTCGTTTAAGTACTGAACAAAGACAAGAAATGATTATTGATGAAGCAATTAAAATTATTCATGCAGAAGGATACCGTTCATTTTCAATTAGAGAACTTGCAAAACGTGTCAAGATAAGCGAGCCTGCAATTTATCGTCATTTCCTTAATAAAGAAGATATTATTCTTGGTATTCTAAACAGAATGTTAGATTTTGACCATTTGCTGGAAAAAGAAATTCTTTCCAAAAAAACAGCGCAGAATAAATTAAGGCAGTTTATACAATTTCACTTTGATTTTCTTGAAAAAAACCATGAAATGACATCAATTTTATTTGCAGAAGACATATTTGACCAAAGTGATATATTACGTCAACGGCTTCTATTTATAATGCAGAAAAGAAGAAATTTACTAAGCACAGTAATCGAAGAAGGTAAAGCAAACGATGAAATAGTTGATGTTGATACTCAAGATTTACTCACAATAATTTTGGGGATGATTAGAATGATTGTTTTAGAATGGCGGCTGAGCAATTTTAACTTCTCGTTATCTCAGAGAGGAAAAGATGCAATAAAATCTTTAGATGAATTAATTTTTATGAAGTAA
- a CDS encoding DUF488 domain-containing protein produces the protein MIKVKRIYEKPSKDDGYRILVDRLWARGLTKEKAKIDLWLKEIAPSNELRKWYNHDPEKWDLFKEKYREELKGKKEFLVQIKKLEKEHRTVTLLFSSKEEKLNNAAALLEFIK, from the coding sequence ATGATAAAAGTAAAACGTATTTACGAAAAACCATCAAAAGACGATGGCTATAGAATTCTTGTCGATAGACTCTGGGCAAGAGGATTAACAAAAGAAAAAGCAAAAATCGATTTATGGCTGAAAGAAATAGCTCCAAGCAACGAATTAAGAAAATGGTATAATCATGATCCTGAAAAGTGGGATTTGTTTAAAGAAAAGTATCGTGAAGAATTAAAAGGGAAAAAAGAATTTCTTGTACAAATAAAAAAGCTGGAAAAAGAACACAGAACAGTGACTCTCCTTTTTTCCTCAAAAGAAGAAAAACTTAATAATGCTGCTGCACTGTTAGAGTTTATTAAATAA